The proteins below come from a single Candidatus Palauibacter soopunensis genomic window:
- a CDS encoding HPF/RaiA family ribosome-associated protein produces the protein MRTIVTARNTDVSDIREIIEARFTNLTRFEPRASKAEVVFTGEKTQVRAAAVVSVDRARPVHGEAAGPDPRTALDRLADKLGNQLRRNHDRYNEHSAPPMDELFGSPFEADGEAG, from the coding sequence ATGAGAACCATCGTCACCGCGCGTAACACCGATGTCTCCGACATTCGTGAGATCATCGAGGCGCGCTTTACGAATCTAACGCGCTTCGAGCCGCGCGCGTCGAAGGCGGAGGTCGTATTCACCGGAGAGAAGACGCAGGTACGCGCGGCGGCCGTGGTCAGCGTCGACCGCGCCCGCCCGGTGCACGGGGAAGCGGCGGGTCCCGACCCCCGCACGGCGCTCGACCGGCTGGCGGACAAGCTGGGAAACCAGCTCCGCCGCAACCATGACCGGTACAACGAACACTCCGCGCCGCCGATGGATGAACTGTTCGGGAGTCCCTTCGAGGCGGACGGAGAGGCCGGGTGA
- the metK gene encoding methionine adenosyltransferase — MKGIQPFSSESVTEGHPDKIADQISDAVLDRILAEDDRGRVACETLVTTGLVLVTGEITTAARIDIAAIAREVLRDIGYTRAEHGIQWDTCSVLTAIDEQSANIAQGVDVGGAGDQGMMFGYATDETPELMPRPIMLAHALVKRLADVRRSGGIAWLRPDGKAQVSVEYRDGEPARITAVVISAQHDGDVAPDDIEAAIREEVIGPVLPDELYDEDRAQCHINPTGRFEIGGPQGDAGLTGRKIIVDTYGGVGRHGGGAFSGKDPSKVDRSAAYAARWIAKNIVAAELARRAEVQLAYAIGVDEPVSVMVNTFGTGRRPDDELARRVTEVFDLRPQAIIEQLGLRKPIYRRTAAYGHFGREPDGDGFTWERTDRIDALAG; from the coding sequence GTGAAGGGGATACAACCGTTTTCCTCCGAGTCCGTGACCGAGGGACATCCGGACAAGATCGCGGACCAGATCTCGGACGCGGTCCTCGACCGCATCCTCGCGGAAGACGACCGGGGCCGGGTCGCATGCGAGACACTCGTGACGACGGGCCTCGTCCTCGTGACCGGCGAGATCACGACGGCCGCCCGGATCGACATTGCGGCCATCGCCCGGGAAGTGCTGCGCGACATCGGCTATACGCGCGCGGAGCACGGGATCCAGTGGGACACGTGCAGCGTGCTCACCGCTATCGACGAGCAGTCGGCGAACATCGCCCAGGGCGTGGATGTCGGTGGCGCCGGAGATCAGGGGATGATGTTCGGATACGCGACCGACGAGACGCCGGAGCTGATGCCCCGTCCCATCATGCTGGCGCACGCGCTGGTGAAGCGCCTCGCCGACGTGCGGCGATCCGGCGGCATCGCCTGGCTGCGGCCGGACGGGAAGGCGCAGGTGTCGGTCGAATACCGGGACGGGGAACCGGCCCGGATCACTGCGGTCGTCATCTCGGCCCAGCACGACGGGGACGTCGCACCCGATGACATCGAGGCGGCGATCCGCGAAGAAGTCATCGGGCCCGTGCTTCCGGACGAGCTCTACGACGAAGACCGGGCACAGTGCCACATCAACCCCACGGGCCGTTTCGAGATCGGCGGACCGCAGGGCGATGCGGGCCTCACGGGGCGGAAGATCATCGTGGATACGTACGGCGGCGTGGGACGGCACGGCGGCGGCGCCTTTTCGGGGAAGGATCCATCGAAGGTCGACCGGTCCGCGGCCTACGCGGCGCGCTGGATCGCCAAGAACATCGTCGCTGCGGAACTCGCGCGGCGGGCGGAAGTCCAGCTTGCCTACGCCATCGGGGTCGACGAGCCCGTCAGCGTGATGGTCAACACCTTCGGCACCGGGCGCCGTCCGGACGACGAACTCGCCCGCCGGGTGACGGAGGTCTTCGATCTTCGGCCGCAGGCGATCATCGAACAGCTCGGACTCCGCAAGCCGATCTACCGCCGGACGGCCGCCTACGGGCATTTCGGCCGCGAACCCGACGGCGATGGGTTCACATGGGAGAGGACCGATCGGATCGATGCCCTGGCCGGCTAG
- a CDS encoding cobalamin-binding protein, which produces MSDNMARSLAVLSVVLATACGAPGTAGGDRGDATEDVAARFEPRRIVSLIPTVTEILFDLGAGDRLVGRTRWGVHPPSARRIPDVGDGIRPSLEAVLARDPDLVILYDGETNRESRERLQRLGVPTLALRHDTLEDLRRNVLRLGELVGCPEGGSALADRIARGLAAVSRATESRPRVRVYYHAWPDPPMTIGGGSFIDSLLTIAGGANVFGDIETAAPRVSLEAIIDRNPERILVPVAREALTRRPNLATRRGWERIPAVAAGRISTLDRDIVSRLGPRVAEAAWSIAEELHGELSATAPEPVATSCSP; this is translated from the coding sequence ATGTCGGACAACATGGCCCGGTCGCTCGCCGTCCTCTCCGTGGTGCTCGCCACGGCCTGTGGCGCTCCCGGCACGGCGGGCGGGGATCGGGGCGACGCTACGGAGGACGTGGCTGCGCGGTTCGAACCGCGACGCATCGTCTCTCTCATTCCGACGGTGACGGAGATCCTCTTCGACCTCGGGGCCGGCGACCGGCTCGTGGGCCGCACTCGCTGGGGCGTTCATCCGCCCTCGGCACGTCGAATCCCCGACGTCGGCGACGGTATCCGCCCGTCGCTGGAGGCCGTGCTCGCCCGTGACCCCGATCTCGTGATCCTCTACGACGGGGAAACGAACCGGGAAAGCAGGGAGAGGCTGCAGCGCCTCGGCGTGCCGACACTGGCTCTTCGACACGATACCCTGGAGGACCTGCGCCGCAACGTCCTCCGCCTCGGCGAACTTGTGGGCTGTCCGGAGGGCGGGAGCGCGCTGGCCGACCGGATTGCGCGTGGGCTTGCCGCCGTCTCCCGGGCGACGGAAAGTCGTCCGCGCGTGCGCGTCTACTACCACGCCTGGCCCGACCCGCCGATGACGATCGGCGGCGGCAGCTTCATCGACTCGCTGCTCACGATCGCCGGCGGAGCGAATGTGTTCGGGGACATCGAAACGGCCGCGCCGCGGGTGAGTCTCGAGGCGATCATCGACCGCAATCCGGAACGGATCCTCGTCCCGGTTGCCCGGGAAGCCCTCACCCGCCGCCCGAACCTCGCGACGCGCCGCGGGTGGGAACGGATCCCCGCGGTCGCGGCCGGTCGGATCTCCACGCTGGATCGCGATATCGTGAGTCGCCTCGGCCCGCGCGTAGCGGAGGCGGCGTGGTCGATCGCGGAGGAGCTGCATGGGGAACTGTCGGCCACCGCCCCGGAGCCCGTCGCGACCTCCTGCTCGCCGTGA
- a CDS encoding HPr family phosphocarrier protein, translated as MRHEAAVRIQNRLGLHARPAAEFVKLASRFRAEVWVEKDEMEVNGKSIMGVMMLAAEAGASIRIRAMGSDAENAVDSLTELVLSGFSEELDPDADMDGFA; from the coding sequence ATGCGACACGAAGCAGCGGTACGTATTCAGAACCGGCTGGGGCTGCACGCCCGCCCGGCCGCGGAGTTCGTTAAGCTGGCGAGCCGGTTCCGGGCCGAGGTGTGGGTGGAGAAGGATGAGATGGAAGTGAACGGGAAGAGCATCATGGGCGTGATGATGCTCGCGGCTGAGGCCGGCGCCTCCATCCGTATCCGGGCCATGGGGTCCGACGCGGAGAACGCCGTCGATTCTCTCACCGAACTCGTCCTGTCCGGGTTCAGCGAGGAACTCGACCCGGACGCGGACATGGATGGGTTTGCGTGA
- a CDS encoding PTS system mannose/fructose/sorbose family transporter subunit IID produces the protein MARAGCGVSPGNPARAGARVRPRRRDFVRAILRSFSIQGSWNDRTMTGPGMAHALAPLLARIHADDPAAFRRAVQRHSRAFNAHPYLAPVAIGALARLEFDGDDPDTRSRFRSALRAPLGALGDGIAWAGWRPFCASAAAIGFVLGLDPLFAAGAFLVVYNAGHLALRIWGLRCGWKSGRSVASALKRAPLRRIERALAPANRVLIGALAALLAGQLPGTDPALWRDGGAVIAALMGYLVPRHISAVAMTSLLAACAVWLL, from the coding sequence ATGGCCCGCGCTGGCTGCGGGGTGTCTCCTGGGAACCCTGCTCGTGCGGGTGCTCGCGTGAGGCCGCGCCGGAGGGATTTCGTACGCGCCATCTTGCGCAGTTTCTCCATCCAGGGTTCATGGAACGACCGGACGATGACGGGACCCGGGATGGCGCATGCGCTCGCGCCGCTGCTGGCGCGCATTCACGCGGACGACCCCGCCGCTTTCCGGCGGGCCGTCCAGCGCCACTCGCGAGCCTTCAATGCGCATCCGTATCTGGCTCCCGTGGCGATCGGGGCTCTCGCTCGCCTCGAATTCGATGGCGATGATCCCGATACCCGGTCGCGCTTCCGTTCCGCACTCCGCGCGCCGCTGGGGGCGTTGGGCGACGGGATCGCGTGGGCCGGATGGCGGCCCTTCTGCGCGTCCGCCGCGGCGATCGGGTTCGTACTTGGACTCGACCCGCTGTTCGCCGCCGGCGCTTTCCTCGTCGTGTACAATGCCGGCCACCTCGCGCTCCGCATCTGGGGACTGCGCTGCGGCTGGAAATCGGGCCGGTCCGTGGCCTCCGCGTTGAAGCGCGCGCCTCTGCGCCGAATCGAGAGAGCGCTCGCGCCGGCAAACCGGGTGCTCATCGGGGCCCTCGCCGCGCTGCTCGCCGGCCAGCTTCCGGGAACCGACCCGGCCCTGTGGAGGGACGGCGGTGCAGTCATCGCGGCGCTGATGGGTTACCTTGTCCCACGACACATCTCGGCGGTCGCCATGACGAGCCTGCTTGCCGCGTGCGCGGTGTGGCTCCTGTGA
- a CDS encoding PTS sugar transporter subunit IIC, whose translation MTGIELSAGGWALACLCGAAIGLDGVSWPQAMWSRPIVAGTLGGMLFGAPAAGCLVGVWLEIVLSRHPPFGGARHPETGPAAFTAGAAYAVAGGDAPAGIVAAVAVGWAIGWTGAYSVTLLRRLTPRLVSRPDGFRGGAAALARRHRLAIALDALRAGLLVSALLVPSALFVRLLSTQPSGPPGAAWWPVLAGLGLAGAAGVAARGLGGRGGQWPALAAGCLLGTLLVRVLA comes from the coding sequence ATGACGGGGATCGAGCTTTCGGCCGGCGGCTGGGCGCTGGCCTGCCTGTGCGGCGCGGCCATCGGTCTCGACGGGGTGTCCTGGCCCCAGGCGATGTGGTCCCGGCCCATCGTGGCGGGCACGCTGGGCGGGATGCTCTTCGGGGCGCCCGCCGCGGGATGTCTGGTCGGAGTCTGGCTGGAAATCGTCCTGTCGCGGCATCCCCCGTTCGGCGGCGCGCGGCACCCGGAGACCGGGCCCGCCGCCTTCACGGCCGGGGCGGCGTACGCGGTCGCCGGCGGAGACGCCCCCGCCGGAATCGTCGCCGCCGTCGCGGTCGGGTGGGCGATCGGCTGGACAGGTGCCTACTCGGTAACCCTCCTCCGGCGCCTGACGCCGAGACTTGTCTCGCGGCCCGATGGCTTCCGCGGAGGCGCGGCCGCCCTCGCGCGACGCCACCGGCTGGCGATCGCTCTGGACGCGTTACGCGCCGGACTCCTCGTCTCCGCGCTCCTCGTACCGTCCGCGCTGTTTGTTCGCCTGCTGTCGACACAGCCTTCCGGCCCGCCGGGCGCCGCGTGGTGGCCCGTTCTCGCCGGGCTCGGCCTCGCCGGCGCCGCGGGCGTCGCGGCGCGCGGGCTCGGCGGGCGAGGCGGCCAATGGCCCGCGCTGGCTGCGGGGTGTCTCCTGGGAACCCTGCTCGTGCGGGTGCTCGCGTGA
- a CDS encoding bifunctional nuclease family protein has translation MREVAVASLGLDKTTGAPVVILKEKNGERFLPIWIGPGEASAIAMELAGVQFTRPLTHDLFNAVVRGLDSAFVRVLITKVVDNTYYASLVFRREGEFISIDARPSDSIALALRAGVPIHAAESLLEASAFEIEETGVGGDEALPPETGPSRAPDEPLSDYLKGLDPEDFGRFEP, from the coding sequence ATGCGGGAGGTTGCAGTGGCCAGCCTCGGGCTCGACAAGACGACGGGCGCTCCCGTCGTCATCCTCAAGGAAAAGAACGGCGAGCGTTTCCTCCCGATCTGGATCGGACCGGGCGAAGCCTCGGCGATCGCGATGGAACTCGCTGGAGTCCAGTTCACGCGTCCCCTCACCCACGACCTCTTCAACGCCGTGGTGCGCGGGTTGGACAGCGCCTTCGTCCGCGTGCTGATCACGAAAGTCGTCGACAACACGTACTACGCGTCGCTCGTGTTTCGGCGCGAAGGCGAATTCATCTCCATCGACGCCCGTCCCAGCGACAGCATTGCGCTGGCCCTTCGCGCCGGGGTCCCGATTCACGCGGCGGAGAGTCTCCTCGAAGCGAGCGCGTTCGAGATCGAGGAGACCGGGGTAGGGGGGGACGAAGCGCTGCCGCCCGAGACCGGGCCGTCCCGCGCCCCGGACGAACCGCTGAGCGACTACCTGAAGGGGCTGGACCCCGAAGACTTCGGCCGCTTCGAGCCCTGA
- the nusB gene encoding transcription antitermination factor NusB — MTPVARTHVHSRARSWALNLLYGWEVGGQGTPLEHAAQSLVHRRMSGRYRPHVRRLLETVTRHLAEIDAAIAHHTSNWRIERLHAIDRNILRIGIAELLWFEDVPPKVAIHEALKLARRYGSPGSPRFLNGVLDAVLKAREAGS, encoded by the coding sequence GTGACCCCGGTCGCCCGGACACACGTCCACTCGCGAGCCCGGAGCTGGGCGTTGAACCTCCTCTATGGGTGGGAAGTGGGCGGACAGGGCACGCCGCTCGAACACGCGGCACAGAGCCTCGTCCACCGTCGCATGTCGGGACGCTACCGCCCTCACGTCCGGCGCCTGCTCGAAACCGTCACCCGACATCTCGCCGAGATCGACGCGGCGATCGCTCATCACACCTCCAACTGGCGGATCGAGCGCCTGCACGCCATCGACCGCAACATCCTGCGGATCGGGATCGCGGAACTGCTGTGGTTCGAAGATGTTCCGCCGAAAGTCGCGATCCATGAAGCCCTGAAGCTGGCGCGCCGGTATGGCAGTCCCGGCAGTCCGCGCTTTCTCAACGGCGTGCTCGACGCGGTGCTGAAAGCCCGCGAGGCAGGGTCCTGA
- a CDS encoding glycosyltransferase family 4 protein: protein MARPLRILLLNWQDRENPEAGGAEVHLHEIFGRLAARGHAVRAVVSGWRGAAPSATLDGIEFERVGNRHSYAWRARSQARRTVDGFAPDVLVEDINKVPLYSPRWAGVPVVALVPHLFGATAYAEASIPLATAVWAAERAIPRVYRDCPFQAISESTALDLTKRGLLARDITVIPPGIDHDTYRPGTETERAAAPTLLYVGRLKRYKGLDVLFEALSRLNDRLPDAKLVLAGRGSDERRLKKLVRRAELSHRVRFLGYISEAEKVAWLRRAWAVVYPSPKEGWGMTNVEAAACGTPVIASDSPGLRESVAAGASGVLAPHGDAAAWAASICEVLEEPSVRERLGTCGVAHAARFSWSRAADETEAHLYQSLEP from the coding sequence GTGGCGCGGCCGCTCCGGATCCTCCTCCTCAACTGGCAGGACCGGGAGAACCCCGAGGCCGGCGGTGCCGAAGTGCACCTGCACGAGATCTTCGGCCGTCTCGCCGCCCGCGGACATGCGGTGCGAGCCGTCGTGAGCGGCTGGCGCGGTGCGGCCCCGTCAGCGACGCTCGATGGCATCGAGTTCGAGCGGGTCGGAAACCGGCACAGTTACGCATGGCGCGCCCGGAGCCAGGCGCGGAGGACCGTGGACGGCTTCGCCCCGGACGTGCTCGTCGAGGACATCAACAAGGTCCCGCTCTATTCGCCCCGGTGGGCCGGCGTCCCCGTTGTTGCACTCGTCCCGCACCTGTTCGGGGCCACGGCGTACGCGGAGGCGTCCATCCCGCTCGCGACGGCCGTGTGGGCCGCGGAACGGGCGATCCCCCGCGTCTATCGCGACTGTCCGTTTCAGGCGATCTCGGAGAGCACGGCGCTCGACCTCACGAAGCGAGGCCTGCTCGCCCGCGACATTACGGTCATCCCGCCCGGAATCGATCACGACACCTATCGTCCGGGCACCGAGACGGAGCGTGCGGCGGCGCCGACACTGCTCTATGTGGGTCGCCTCAAGCGGTACAAGGGCCTCGACGTCCTGTTCGAGGCGCTATCGCGGCTGAACGATAGGCTGCCGGACGCGAAGCTCGTCCTCGCGGGCCGCGGCAGCGACGAACGTCGCCTCAAGAAACTCGTCCGCCGCGCCGAACTCTCGCACCGGGTACGCTTTCTGGGGTACATCTCCGAGGCGGAGAAGGTCGCCTGGCTGCGTCGGGCCTGGGCTGTGGTATATCCCTCCCCGAAGGAGGGGTGGGGGATGACGAACGTGGAGGCGGCCGCGTGCGGCACGCCGGTGATCGCGAGCGACTCCCCGGGGCTGCGCGAGTCGGTGGCGGCGGGGGCGTCGGGAGTGCTCGCCCCTCACGGGGACGCCGCCGCGTGGGCCGCCTCGATCTGCGAGGTTCTCGAGGAGCCGTCGGTGCGCGAACGCCTCGGAACGTGCGGAGTCGCCCACGCCGCCCGGTTCTCGTGGTCGCGTGCAGCGGATGAGACGGAAGCGCACCTTTACCAGTCACTCGAACCCTGA
- a CDS encoding PTS sugar transporter subunit IIB, translated as MPLELLRIDERLIHGQVLVGWGRPLNLDFYIVVDEALASSEWEQELWSSALAGEENAEFLGVDEAARRFGELGARVERGALLTRDTATMRALAERGCLDGRTVNVGGVYPADGRKKILDYVHLSPEEIEDLQVIGAHASVSARNLPTAREVRLDARKLR; from the coding sequence ATGCCGCTCGAACTCCTGCGGATCGATGAGCGTCTGATCCACGGGCAGGTGCTCGTGGGGTGGGGACGGCCTCTGAACCTCGACTTCTACATCGTCGTCGATGAGGCTCTCGCTTCGAGCGAGTGGGAGCAGGAACTCTGGTCCAGCGCGCTCGCCGGCGAGGAGAATGCGGAATTTCTGGGGGTGGACGAGGCGGCGCGGCGCTTCGGGGAACTGGGCGCCCGGGTGGAGCGCGGTGCGCTCCTGACGCGGGATACGGCGACGATGCGGGCGCTGGCCGAGCGTGGCTGCCTCGACGGGCGGACCGTAAACGTCGGGGGTGTGTATCCCGCCGACGGGCGGAAGAAGATCCTCGACTACGTCCATCTCTCTCCGGAGGAAATCGAGGACCTGCAGGTGATCGGTGCGCATGCTTCCGTGAGCGCACGGAACCTCCCCACCGCCCGCGAGGTTCGTCTGGACGCGCGAAAGCTCCGATGA
- the ribH gene encoding 6,7-dimethyl-8-ribityllumazine synthase yields the protein MCILVSRFNSGVTERLLAGAARTSLECGVAEEDLDIVYVPGAWELPLAARRAVARGYAAIVALGCVIRGETAHFDHVSRAATDGLAKVQLDSGVPVGLGVLTPDTLEQALARAGGELGNAGSEAARAALRMADLHGQPDP from the coding sequence GTGTGCATTCTCGTCAGCCGGTTCAACTCCGGGGTTACCGAGCGTCTGCTGGCGGGCGCCGCGCGCACGAGCCTCGAATGCGGCGTGGCCGAGGAGGACCTCGATATCGTGTATGTCCCCGGTGCCTGGGAACTTCCGCTTGCCGCGCGAAGAGCCGTCGCGCGCGGGTACGCCGCCATCGTCGCGCTGGGCTGCGTGATACGCGGGGAGACCGCGCACTTCGACCACGTGAGCCGCGCGGCGACCGACGGGCTCGCGAAGGTACAGCTCGACTCGGGCGTGCCGGTCGGTCTCGGCGTGCTCACGCCCGACACGCTGGAGCAGGCGCTCGCGCGGGCCGGCGGCGAACTCGGAAACGCCGGCTCGGAGGCGGCCCGCGCGGCGCTCCGCATGGCCGACCTTCATGGACAGCCGGACCCGTGA
- the hprK gene encoding HPr(Ser) kinase/phosphatase, whose protein sequence is MTLTVASLLRRKREAFSLTVVAGESGLERSIEVPEVSSPGLALAGYRERFVSQRVLIFGETEIAYLKSLRASERAAALTFVFESGVPCAIITKNQTPPDELVSAAEAAGVAVLETPLKTGDFYRRLQPYLEEEFAPRTSLHGSLADVYGIGLLFIGPSGIGKSECVLDLVERGHRLVADDLILVHRRQSDILLGRAHEHQRHHMEIRGVGIIDVRAMFGIRAVRQQKRIEVVVELEVWGERDDYDRTGLEAEECEILGVELPKVRIPLNPGKNITVIAEVVAMNHLLRYSGEDPAAAFERDLIERMRPVRDYLESDDE, encoded by the coding sequence GTGACCCTCACGGTCGCGTCGCTGCTTCGGCGCAAGCGGGAAGCGTTTTCGCTCACGGTCGTAGCCGGCGAGTCCGGCCTCGAGCGCAGCATCGAGGTGCCCGAAGTCTCGTCGCCGGGACTCGCGCTGGCCGGCTACAGGGAGCGCTTCGTCTCCCAGCGGGTGCTCATCTTCGGCGAAACGGAGATCGCCTATCTCAAGAGCCTCCGCGCGTCGGAACGCGCCGCCGCCCTCACGTTCGTGTTCGAGTCCGGCGTTCCCTGCGCGATCATCACCAAGAATCAGACGCCGCCGGACGAACTCGTGTCCGCGGCGGAGGCGGCCGGCGTGGCGGTGCTCGAAACGCCTCTGAAAACCGGCGACTTCTACCGGCGGCTGCAGCCCTATCTCGAGGAAGAGTTCGCACCGCGCACTTCCCTCCACGGATCTCTCGCGGACGTGTACGGGATCGGTCTCCTCTTCATCGGGCCCTCCGGTATCGGCAAGAGCGAGTGCGTGCTCGATCTCGTGGAGCGGGGCCACCGCCTCGTCGCCGACGATCTCATCCTCGTACACCGCCGCCAGAGCGACATCCTTCTCGGGCGCGCGCACGAACACCAGCGCCACCACATGGAGATACGGGGCGTCGGCATCATCGACGTGCGCGCCATGTTCGGCATCCGGGCCGTGCGCCAGCAGAAGCGGATCGAAGTCGTCGTCGAACTCGAAGTCTGGGGAGAGCGCGACGACTACGATCGAACGGGTCTGGAGGCGGAGGAGTGCGAGATCCTGGGCGTAGAGCTGCCGAAGGTCCGCATCCCCCTGAACCCGGGAAAGAACATCACCGTCATCGCCGAAGTCGTGGCCATGAACCATCTCCTGCGCTATTCCGGGGAAGATCCGGCGGCGGCTTTCGAGCGCGACCTCATCGAGCGCATGCGGCCGGTGCGGGACTACCTCGAGTCCGATGACGAATAG
- the ptsP gene encoding phosphoenolpyruvate--protein phosphotransferase: MSEVIHGIGAAPGRALGVARRLEGHEWRPEHRTIPSDAVEREVARFEEARAWAADRVRDTREQAARSLGEVEANIFDPQILILSDPDLVAGTIRYIRENFLSAERAFDWRLTELRTAIIDAGHFMVVDRLADLRDIRSRVLARLTGRDEDPLALPQEPGLIAVDDLTPSFAVRLDPELVLGVASGSGSRTSHSTLVARSLGIPAVVGLGADLAKIENGTTVLLDGGNGRVLIEPTEAEKAAHLQMVCRLSGRPAADLTREPAPLLTADGVRVHLRANIDQPHDVPAARRVGAEGVGLFRSEFLVIGRRVIPSEEEQYEAYREVVEGFPSQPVTLRTFDIGGDKFPLFLDLPPEENPYLGWRAIRVCLDRPQLFRNQLRAAIRAGGPEARMRILVPFVICETEILRTKKIVAEVASELGQAEPVSFGVMVETPALADTLDLVGGHLDFISLGTNDLTQYSLAVDRGNARLQHLSNPMHPALLRSYERIFNTASALGLDIGVCGDLAAEPVGLALLLALGYRDFSLAPASIPEVRELVGLLSVAELSELWSRAGSLSGMPRELLSRLEDAIPVEPSPLYIS; the protein is encoded by the coding sequence GTGAGCGAGGTCATTCACGGGATCGGGGCCGCGCCCGGGCGCGCTCTCGGCGTGGCTCGGCGGCTCGAGGGTCATGAGTGGCGGCCGGAGCACCGGACGATCCCGTCCGACGCCGTCGAGCGCGAAGTCGCGCGTTTCGAGGAGGCCCGGGCCTGGGCCGCCGACCGTGTCCGGGACACGCGCGAACAGGCCGCTCGTTCGCTGGGCGAGGTGGAAGCGAACATCTTCGACCCGCAGATCCTCATCCTCTCGGACCCCGACCTCGTCGCGGGCACCATCCGTTATATTCGCGAGAACTTTCTCTCCGCGGAGCGTGCCTTCGACTGGCGTCTGACCGAACTTCGGACGGCGATCATCGATGCGGGACACTTCATGGTCGTCGACCGCCTGGCCGACCTGCGGGACATTCGGTCTCGAGTCCTCGCGCGGCTCACCGGGCGCGATGAGGATCCGCTCGCTCTTCCGCAGGAGCCCGGGTTGATCGCCGTCGACGACCTCACGCCCAGCTTCGCGGTGCGCCTCGACCCGGAACTCGTCCTCGGCGTGGCGAGCGGATCCGGGTCCCGGACTTCGCACAGCACGCTCGTGGCCCGTTCTCTGGGTATCCCGGCGGTCGTGGGACTCGGTGCCGACCTCGCGAAGATCGAGAACGGTACGACCGTTCTCCTCGACGGAGGCAACGGTCGCGTCCTGATCGAGCCCACCGAGGCCGAGAAGGCGGCGCACCTGCAGATGGTCTGCCGCCTTTCCGGTCGCCCCGCCGCCGATCTCACCCGCGAACCCGCGCCCCTGCTGACCGCCGACGGGGTCCGTGTCCATCTTCGCGCCAACATCGACCAGCCGCACGATGTGCCCGCGGCCCGGCGCGTGGGCGCCGAGGGGGTCGGACTCTTCCGGTCCGAATTCCTCGTCATCGGACGGAGAGTGATTCCGAGCGAAGAGGAACAGTACGAAGCCTACCGCGAAGTCGTGGAGGGGTTTCCGAGCCAGCCCGTGACGCTCCGAACGTTCGATATCGGCGGCGACAAGTTCCCGCTCTTTCTCGACCTTCCTCCCGAGGAAAACCCCTACCTGGGCTGGCGCGCGATCCGCGTCTGCCTGGACCGGCCCCAGCTCTTCCGCAACCAGTTGCGCGCTGCGATCCGGGCCGGCGGACCGGAGGCCCGCATGCGGATCCTCGTCCCGTTCGTCATCTGCGAGACCGAGATCCTGCGCACGAAGAAAATCGTGGCCGAAGTCGCAAGCGAGCTGGGTCAGGCGGAACCGGTCTCCTTCGGCGTAATGGTGGAAACGCCCGCGCTTGCGGACACGCTCGATCTCGTGGGAGGGCACCTGGACTTCATCAGCCTCGGCACGAACGACCTCACGCAGTATTCCCTGGCCGTCGACCGCGGGAACGCCAGGCTCCAGCATCTTTCGAACCCGATGCATCCGGCGCTCCTCCGCAGCTACGAGCGGATCTTCAACACGGCCAGCGCCCTCGGCCTCGACATCGGCGTTTGCGGAGATCTTGCCGCGGAACCGGTGGGGCTCGCCCTCCTGCTCGCCCTCGGCTACCGGGACTTCAGTCTCGCGCCCGCGTCGATCCCCGAGGTGAGGGAACTTGTGGGGCTCCTTTCCGTGGCGGAACTGTCGGAACTGTGGAGCCGAGCCGGCTCCCTCTCCGGGATGCCGCGGGAACTCCTCTCACGGCTGGAGGACGCGATTCCCGTGGAGCCGTCACCGCTGTACATCTCCTGA